From the genome of Marivivens aquimaris, one region includes:
- a CDS encoding sugar transporter yields MNDETNDQQSEEPQQKRGLRNMGGKKNGGGGNNKGGKGGKQLPRVTVRPMATPARPQKRHRGILLWFVIIVLGPVAAAAFYLYTIAQDQYASTVGFTVRAEETASATDLLGGIGSVLGGGGSNDAEILYEYVRSQEIVKLVDEAVDLRAKWSVEHSSDPLMTFDPDGTIEDLTDFWARMVRVHFDAGSGLMQLRVKAFNADDAKVIAEEVFAQSSAMINELSQQAREDATSYAREDLTRAEDAVRNARENLTTFRLSNQIVDPSADIQSQMGLLTNLQNQLAEALIEFDLVSLNTQTNDPRLTQAQRRIDVIQERIDAEREKFGAQGQGPGGSSYADTIADFERLTADREFAERTYVAARTAYDAALAEAQRQSRYLAAYVRPTLAEKAEYPQRELIVGIVALFAFLIWAISSLVFYAVRDRR; encoded by the coding sequence ATGAACGACGAAACAAACGACCAGCAGTCCGAAGAGCCGCAGCAGAAGCGCGGCCTCCGCAATATGGGCGGAAAGAAAAACGGCGGCGGCGGTAATAACAAGGGCGGTAAAGGCGGCAAGCAGTTGCCCCGCGTGACCGTCCGTCCGATGGCGACCCCTGCCCGTCCGCAAAAGCGTCACCGCGGTATTCTTCTCTGGTTCGTGATTATCGTTCTCGGGCCCGTCGCGGCAGCGGCGTTCTATCTTTATACGATCGCGCAGGACCAATATGCGTCCACCGTGGGCTTCACCGTGCGCGCCGAAGAAACCGCCTCGGCCACCGATCTGCTGGGTGGCATCGGCTCGGTTCTGGGCGGCGGCGGTAGCAACGACGCCGAGATCCTCTATGAATACGTCCGCAGCCAGGAAATCGTGAAGCTGGTGGACGAAGCCGTTGACCTGCGGGCGAAGTGGAGCGTCGAGCACAGCTCCGACCCGCTGATGACCTTTGATCCCGACGGCACGATCGAAGACCTCACCGATTTCTGGGCGCGGATGGTGCGCGTCCATTTCGATGCGGGCTCGGGCCTGATGCAGCTGCGGGTGAAAGCGTTCAATGCAGACGACGCGAAGGTCATCGCCGAAGAAGTGTTCGCACAAAGCTCGGCCATGATTAACGAGCTGTCGCAGCAGGCGCGCGAGGACGCCACATCGTATGCCCGCGAGGATCTGACCCGCGCCGAGGATGCCGTGCGCAACGCGCGCGAGAACCTGACCACGTTCCGACTGTCCAACCAGATCGTCGATCCGTCCGCCGACATCCAGTCGCAGATGGGCCTCCTGACGAACCTGCAAAACCAGCTGGCCGAGGCGCTGATCGAATTTGACCTCGTGTCGTTGAACACGCAGACCAACGACCCGCGTCTGACCCAAGCGCAACGCCGTATCGACGTCATTCAGGAACGCATCGATGCGGAGCGCGAGAAATTCGGTGCGCAGGGTCAGGGTCCGGGCGGAAGCAGCTATGCGGACACAATTGCCGACTTCGAACGTCTGACTGCCGACCGCGAATTTGCGGAACGGACCTACGTTGCCGCGCGCACCGCTTATGACGCCGCACTGGCCGAAGCGCAGCGGCAAAGCCGTTACCTCGCTGCCTATGTGCGCCCGACGCTGGCAGAAAAGGCCGAGTATCCTCAGCGCGAGCTGATCGTCGGCATCGTGGCCCTGTTCGCCTTCCTCATCTGGGCGATTTCGAGCCTCGTGTTCTACGCCGTGAGAGACCGCCGCTGA
- a CDS encoding ABC transporter permease, translating to MAALPLPRFITARVITALVMREMGSTYGKSPGGYAWAILEPVAGILFLSLAFSLVVRAPSLGTSFILFYATGVVPFQLYQDLTSKLTQSMRYSKSLLAYPRVTWIDALAARGVLSIITSITVFCILMTSIIMLIDESVELDVVHIVEGLLVAIVSGLAIGTTNCLLSGLYPLWQNIWSIINRPLFIASGVLFIMDDLPRLAQQILWWNPLIHATGLVRKGFYPMYEASYVSLAYALAVPLTIFAISLFFLGRYYTETMEN from the coding sequence ATGGCTGCACTGCCTCTGCCCAGATTTATCACGGCGCGTGTCATCACCGCGCTGGTGATGCGCGAAATGGGATCGACCTATGGCAAATCGCCGGGTGGTTACGCTTGGGCCATTCTGGAGCCGGTCGCGGGCATCTTGTTCTTGTCGCTGGCCTTTTCGCTCGTTGTGCGTGCGCCGTCGCTGGGGACAAGCTTTATCCTGTTCTATGCAACGGGCGTTGTGCCGTTCCAGCTCTATCAGGATCTGACGAGCAAGCTGACGCAATCCATGCGCTATTCCAAATCGCTGCTCGCTTATCCGCGGGTGACGTGGATCGACGCGCTTGCGGCGCGAGGTGTGCTGTCGATCATCACCAGCATTACCGTGTTCTGCATTCTGATGACCTCGATCATCATGTTGATCGACGAAAGCGTGGAGCTGGACGTGGTGCACATCGTCGAAGGGCTGCTCGTGGCCATCGTTTCGGGCCTCGCGATCGGGACGACGAACTGTTTGCTGAGCGGCCTCTATCCGCTCTGGCAGAACATCTGGTCGATCATCAACAGGCCGCTTTTCATCGCGTCGGGCGTGCTGTTCATCATGGACGACCTGCCGCGGCTGGCGCAGCAGATCCTGTGGTGGAACCCGTTGATCCATGCCACGGGGCTGGTACGCAAGGGCTTCTATCCGATGTATGAGGCCAGCTACGTCTCGCTCGCCTATGCGCTGGCGGTGCCGCTGACGATCTTTGCGATCTCGCTGTTTTTCCTTGGCCGGTACTACACCGAAACCATGGAGAACTGA
- a CDS encoding coiled-coil domain-containing protein: MSVSQPDPQTLVILGVADKDLLKRRMEANERSYARTLIVDPECESVAHFFAGAECIEAVPTTSDQPKRMQWFNMPGLRSTRDVAPALTRLFPGLIVTKTADVQSIQVSAVLGKLDDAAFDLWIDLPGDEADVLAAVLADASSKRIASLKIRAEAEEYFEGSATQHAVQDTLASHHFTIRSTDLSDPDWPDLSVEPDALVREVEELRTQLAEAETMAYRINELTESEKALKQKLEATEKRLSEAEKKSSLVDQLVTAKEELQSRNLDLATQIEQLRAEAKRAADLEQKAEALQGQLDGANSAVNVARAATEAKVKELDEAAGQIEDLKKQVYEKANTLDDYKDLAAKNAELTKQLDAEKKAHASVKTARQNERVAVAEAHEKAERLEQNYRAARQDLSTALQQQTMTQANFADLQQRYNKLADDNRKFAELLGQLQPRLVEAAQQLRSTDKRLDAPKAKRAKPSKKTKV; the protein is encoded by the coding sequence ATGTCCGTTTCCCAGCCCGACCCGCAAACTCTGGTCATTCTCGGCGTTGCCGACAAAGACCTCCTGAAACGGCGAATGGAGGCGAACGAACGTAGCTATGCTCGCACGCTGATCGTCGATCCTGAATGCGAAAGTGTGGCGCATTTCTTCGCTGGCGCGGAGTGCATCGAGGCGGTTCCGACAACTAGTGATCAACCTAAGCGGATGCAGTGGTTCAACATGCCGGGCCTTCGCAGCACGCGGGATGTTGCGCCCGCTTTGACGCGCCTTTTCCCTGGTTTGATCGTCACGAAAACGGCTGATGTGCAGAGCATTCAGGTGTCCGCTGTGCTTGGCAAACTGGACGACGCTGCATTTGACCTTTGGATCGACTTGCCGGGGGACGAGGCTGATGTGCTGGCCGCCGTGCTGGCCGACGCTTCCTCCAAACGCATCGCGTCCCTAAAAATACGCGCTGAAGCCGAAGAGTATTTCGAGGGCAGCGCAACGCAGCACGCCGTGCAGGACACGTTGGCGAGCCACCACTTCACCATTCGGTCCACTGATTTGTCAGACCCCGACTGGCCCGATCTAAGTGTCGAGCCCGACGCGCTCGTCCGCGAGGTCGAAGAGCTGCGCACCCAGCTCGCAGAGGCCGAAACGATGGCCTACCGGATCAACGAGCTGACGGAGTCCGAAAAGGCACTGAAGCAGAAGCTGGAAGCCACCGAGAAGCGACTGTCCGAAGCAGAGAAAAAGTCCTCTCTGGTCGATCAATTGGTGACGGCGAAGGAAGAGCTTCAATCGCGCAACCTCGACCTTGCGACGCAGATCGAACAGCTACGGGCCGAGGCAAAACGTGCTGCCGACCTCGAACAGAAGGCCGAGGCACTGCAAGGCCAGCTCGATGGCGCGAACTCTGCCGTGAACGTCGCCCGCGCTGCGACCGAGGCAAAGGTGAAGGAACTGGACGAGGCCGCCGGTCAGATCGAAGACCTGAAAAAGCAGGTTTACGAAAAAGCCAACACCCTCGACGATTACAAAGACCTCGCGGCTAAGAACGCCGAACTGACCAAGCAACTCGACGCCGAGAAGAAAGCTCATGCATCCGTCAAAACTGCGCGGCAGAACGAGCGCGTAGCTGTCGCCGAAGCGCATGAAAAAGCAGAACGCCTCGAACAGAACTACCGCGCCGCGAGGCAGGATCTGTCGACCGCCTTGCAGCAGCAGACGATGACGCAGGCGAATTTCGCCGACCTTCAGCAGCGCTATAACAAGCTGGCTGACGACAACCGCAAGTTTGCCGAGCTACTCGGCCAGTTGCAGCCGCGTCTGGTCGAAGCGGCGCAGCAGTTGCGGAGCACGGATAAACGCCTCGACGCACCGAAAGCAAAGCGCGCGAAGCCTTCGAAAAAGACGAAGGTGTGA
- a CDS encoding O-methyltransferase, which produces MTDKPESAADLFDQASSMIEEMQRETATTLPALPLPSLLERCTELLFSDAAPVLHAVHVFDGLPLANPDWWEKRTVNLSCVSVGNMIAELRRAGLGDTEISELIADHVGGLRAALQVRGRDVLVLIPTSFAGAPLMIEGAQNHVIVAHPAAMGATAKLGDYTRPFEPTATHRIEDFADCIFGDHRPLFRALQVRAFDFVLPQDGEVQVKEVAARTDGKAYEKICSKLGYSPSKFDKLTVKTNASPTLHRSDVDESLALISAFVRRATDITAYFDAEHEIDWTHIYGTLDGALANQGKHFFEMVESGVSGRSDFDRIIMYLAASAHFHRAGLRLHALDFVGRAEQLIKPSDRWLRVLAATLKVEMNAQNDAVWYLTSDAMEATDGQVRKGIENVLTTIAPKPATAEHGHALLMTHWQTNPPADIGRKRKLIEIGTTREEVPGQGSTRKLAEVCKNLGLDFVTVDMDPRNGREAQQMFDRMGYDFKAITSKGEDFLAAYDGEIDFVFLDAYDFDHGMHSEIRQSRYEKFLGARIDEEACHKMHLDCAEALIAKLAPDGLICFDDTWQDENGNWTAKGTTAMPFLLANGFEVICKENRAALLKRV; this is translated from the coding sequence GTGACTGACAAACCCGAAAGCGCCGCCGACCTGTTCGATCAAGCCTCCTCGATGATCGAGGAGATGCAGCGCGAAACGGCGACGACTCTGCCCGCGCTCCCGCTGCCGAGCCTGCTGGAACGCTGCACCGAGCTGCTGTTCTCGGACGCCGCTCCGGTTCTTCACGCGGTCCATGTTTTTGACGGTCTCCCGCTGGCAAATCCGGATTGGTGGGAAAAGCGGACCGTCAATCTGTCCTGCGTGTCGGTAGGCAACATGATCGCCGAACTGCGCCGCGCTGGCCTCGGCGATACCGAAATCAGCGAACTGATCGCGGATCATGTCGGCGGGCTGCGTGCGGCCTTACAAGTGCGAGGGCGGGACGTGCTGGTCCTGATCCCAACCAGTTTTGCAGGGGCGCCTTTGATGATTGAAGGCGCGCAGAACCACGTCATCGTGGCCCACCCCGCAGCAATGGGGGCAACTGCCAAACTAGGCGACTACACCCGCCCGTTCGAACCCACTGCCACCCACCGGATCGAGGATTTCGCTGATTGCATTTTCGGCGACCACCGCCCGCTGTTCAGGGCGCTTCAGGTGCGGGCATTCGATTTCGTGCTGCCGCAAGACGGTGAGGTGCAGGTCAAAGAGGTCGCTGCCCGCACCGACGGCAAGGCGTACGAGAAAATATGCAGCAAGCTCGGTTACAGCCCTTCGAAATTCGATAAACTCACCGTCAAAACAAACGCCAGCCCTACCCTTCACAGGTCCGATGTCGATGAGTCACTGGCTCTGATCTCCGCCTTCGTGCGCCGCGCGACTGATATCACGGCCTATTTTGATGCCGAGCACGAAATCGACTGGACACACATCTACGGAACGCTCGACGGCGCGTTAGCCAACCAAGGCAAGCACTTCTTTGAAATGGTTGAAAGCGGCGTCAGCGGTCGCAGCGATTTTGACCGTATCATAATGTACCTCGCCGCCTCCGCTCATTTTCATCGGGCGGGTCTGCGCCTTCATGCGCTTGATTTCGTTGGCCGCGCCGAGCAATTGATCAAGCCGAGCGACCGCTGGCTGCGGGTGCTCGCCGCTACGCTGAAGGTCGAGATGAACGCCCAGAACGATGCCGTGTGGTACCTCACGAGCGACGCGATGGAGGCAACGGATGGCCAAGTTCGCAAGGGGATCGAAAATGTCCTCACCACCATCGCGCCGAAACCCGCGACGGCAGAACACGGCCACGCGCTGCTCATGACCCACTGGCAAACAAACCCGCCTGCTGACATCGGCCGCAAGCGCAAACTGATCGAAATCGGAACCACGCGCGAGGAAGTGCCGGGGCAGGGATCAACGCGCAAACTGGCGGAGGTCTGCAAGAACCTCGGGCTGGATTTTGTCACGGTCGACATGGACCCCCGCAATGGTCGCGAAGCGCAGCAGATGTTCGACCGCATGGGCTATGATTTCAAAGCGATCACCAGCAAGGGCGAGGATTTCCTTGCCGCCTATGACGGCGAGATCGATTTCGTGTTTCTCGACGCCTATGATTTCGACCACGGGATGCACAGCGAGATCCGCCAGAGCCGCTACGAGAAATTCCTCGGCGCGCGCATCGACGAAGAGGCCTGCCACAAGATGCACCTTGATTGCGCGGAGGCGCTGATCGCCAAGCTCGCGCCCGACGGGTTGATCTGCTTTGACGATACATGGCAGGACGAGAATGGAAACTGGACGGCCAAAGGCACGACGGCGATGCCGTTCCTGCTCGCCAATGGCTTCGAGGTGATCTGCAAGGAAAACAGGGCCGCGCTGCTGAAGCGCGTCTAA
- a CDS encoding glycosyltransferase, whose product MTTLQTIVLPEAGIGEDHNLFYRPDGPIGLKRSKGEFELGAGGKLSFNTFFNYFHLGKWLKVCDFSDLALHLDGTGRVELRVMLNRVGMGAENIFCDIVSLDDDTARNFDLTPILKEHGEGVIFFQIRAMEDGVIFRGGSFSTTSEPQRTPKLAISITTFKREAEVRETVARLEDFIRAHDHKDDIRVQVVDNGKSAEIANSDVTTAFENPNLGGAGGFARGLAEATDAGATHCLFMDDDASFYMENITRTYAALAYARDPKTAISGAMINTTVQWAMWEYGAVFEGKCWPLHMGTDLRNPHDLMQMEFNSLHDNAANRYGGWWFFAFPIAQAKHYPFPFFVRGDDISFSLANDFNITTLSGVVSFQEDFTEKESAQTLYLDMRNHLTHHLVFDKMIPRSGFKTGWIAVRFMMRSLLRFHYSTAEAQLLAWHDVMQGPDFYAENVDMSQRRADIKALSADEAWKPVAEVDLSEEHKRLYRTSRFKRHYIGVLTLNGHLMPFWNALGSKLVLRIWARANVFEAFCAKEVTYFNTKRDKAYTVRHSKARFYKIGWKMAVTLAKFIRGHKALQAQYRDRYDSLASREFWEKQE is encoded by the coding sequence ATGACGACCCTTCAGACCATCGTTTTGCCCGAAGCGGGTATCGGTGAGGACCACAACCTCTTCTACCGCCCGGATGGCCCCATCGGTCTTAAACGCAGCAAGGGCGAGTTCGAACTGGGTGCGGGCGGCAAGCTGTCGTTCAACACATTTTTCAATTACTTCCACCTCGGAAAATGGCTGAAGGTCTGCGATTTCAGCGACTTGGCTCTGCACCTTGATGGCACCGGCCGCGTTGAACTGCGCGTGATGCTGAACCGTGTCGGCATGGGCGCTGAGAATATCTTCTGCGATATCGTCTCGCTTGACGATGACACTGCCCGCAATTTCGACCTCACGCCGATCCTGAAGGAGCACGGCGAGGGCGTGATCTTTTTCCAGATCCGCGCGATGGAGGACGGCGTTATCTTCCGTGGTGGCAGTTTTTCCACCACGTCCGAACCGCAGCGCACCCCGAAGCTGGCGATCAGCATCACCACTTTCAAGCGTGAAGCCGAGGTGCGCGAAACCGTCGCCCGTCTTGAGGACTTCATCCGCGCCCACGACCACAAGGACGACATCCGCGTTCAGGTCGTCGACAACGGCAAATCGGCGGAGATCGCGAATTCGGACGTCACCACAGCGTTCGAAAACCCGAACCTCGGCGGCGCGGGCGGCTTTGCGCGCGGCTTGGCAGAGGCCACCGACGCGGGTGCGACACACTGCCTGTTCATGGACGACGACGCGTCGTTCTACATGGAAAACATCACCCGCACCTACGCCGCGCTGGCCTATGCGCGCGATCCCAAAACCGCGATCTCGGGCGCGATGATCAACACCACCGTGCAGTGGGCGATGTGGGAATACGGCGCTGTTTTCGAAGGAAAATGCTGGCCGCTCCATATGGGCACCGACCTGCGCAACCCGCATGATCTGATGCAGATGGAGTTCAACTCGCTCCACGACAACGCCGCCAATCGCTACGGCGGCTGGTGGTTCTTTGCCTTCCCGATCGCGCAGGCCAAACACTACCCGTTCCCGTTCTTCGTGCGTGGCGACGACATCAGCTTCTCGCTCGCCAACGATTTCAACATCACCACGCTGAGCGGCGTCGTCTCGTTCCAGGAAGACTTCACTGAAAAAGAAAGCGCGCAGACGCTCTACCTCGATATGCGTAACCACCTGACGCACCACCTCGTGTTCGATAAGATGATCCCGCGCTCGGGCTTCAAAACCGGCTGGATCGCGGTGCGTTTCATGATGCGCTCGCTTTTGCGGTTCCACTACAGCACGGCAGAGGCGCAGCTTCTCGCATGGCATGACGTCATGCAGGGACCTGATTTCTATGCCGAAAACGTCGACATGTCCCAACGCCGCGCCGATATCAAAGCGCTGTCCGCTGACGAAGCATGGAAGCCCGTGGCCGAGGTCGACCTGAGCGAAGAGCACAAACGCCTCTACCGCACGTCGCGGTTCAAGCGTCATTATATCGGCGTGCTGACCCTAAACGGTCACCTGATGCCGTTCTGGAACGCGCTCGGCAGCAAGCTGGTTCTGCGCATCTGGGCGCGCGCCAACGTGTTCGAAGCGTTCTGTGCGAAGGAAGTCACTTACTTCAACACCAAGCGCGACAAGGCCTACACCGTCCGCCATTCGAAGGCACGGTTCTACAAGATCGGTTGGAAAATGGCGGTCACGCTGGCCAAGTTCATCCGAGGCCACAAGGCGCTTCAGGCCCAATATCGCGACCGTTACGACAGCCTCGCCAGTCGCGAATTCTGGGAAAAGCAGGAATGA
- the fcl gene encoding GDP-L-fucose synthase, which produces MKYYVAGHRGMVGGAILRRLKARKDAGEAIELVTRTHSELDLTDQVAVRDFMLTEKPDVVILAAARVGGIHANNTYPADFIYDNLMIECNVIHQAFAAGVTRLLQLGSSCIYPRAVPQPMREDALLTGVLEPTNEPYAVAKIAGIKLCESYNRQHGTDYRSVMPTNLYGPGDNFHPTNSHVLPALIRRFHEAVQNGTEEVVIWGTGKPMREFLHVDDMAEASLFVLDLDKDTYEANTEPMLSHINVGTGVDISIGDLAAMVADVTGYKGKLSFDTSKPDGTMRKLMDVSRLADMGWRASVDLRKGLEETYQWYLETGDTARH; this is translated from the coding sequence ATGAAATACTACGTTGCAGGGCATCGCGGCATGGTGGGCGGAGCGATTTTGCGCCGTCTAAAGGCGCGCAAGGATGCCGGCGAGGCGATCGAGCTGGTGACGCGTACGCATAGCGAACTGGATCTGACGGATCAGGTTGCGGTGCGTGACTTCATGCTGACCGAAAAGCCGGACGTCGTCATTCTGGCGGCGGCGCGGGTCGGCGGCATTCATGCGAATAACACCTATCCGGCGGACTTCATCTACGACAACCTGATGATCGAATGTAACGTGATCCATCAGGCGTTTGCCGCGGGCGTGACGCGTCTGTTGCAGCTGGGATCGTCGTGCATTTATCCGCGCGCGGTGCCGCAGCCGATGCGCGAGGATGCCCTGCTGACCGGCGTGCTGGAGCCGACGAACGAGCCCTATGCGGTGGCCAAAATCGCAGGCATCAAGCTGTGCGAGAGCTACAACCGCCAGCACGGGACGGACTACCGTTCGGTCATGCCGACGAACCTTTACGGGCCGGGCGATAACTTCCACCCGACCAATAGCCACGTGCTCCCCGCCCTGATCCGCCGCTTCCATGAGGCCGTCCAGAACGGCACAGAGGAGGTCGTGATCTGGGGCACAGGCAAGCCGATGCGCGAGTTCCTCCACGTCGACGATATGGCCGAGGCGTCGCTCTTCGTGCTCGATCTCGACAAGGACACCTACGAGGCCAATACCGAGCCGATGCTGAGCCACATCAACGTCGGCACCGGCGTCGATATCTCGATCGGTGATCTGGCCGCGATGGTGGCGGACGTCACCGGCTACAAGGGCAAGCTGTCCTTCGATACGTCAAAGCCCGACGGCACCATGCGCAAGCTGATGGACGTCAGCCGCCTCGCCGATATGGGCTGGCGCGCCAGTGTCGATCTGCGCAAGGGTCTCGAAGAGACATACCAGTGGTACCTCGAAACCGGCGATACCGCGCGGCATTAA
- a CDS encoding WcbI family polysaccharide biosynthesis putative acetyltransferase, translated as MKLLVVGNCQVTPLANLLARMISGLETTAKEVWKLTAQECAAIDVSQFDVVVAQPLHSERYGAVSYKHLSQITSRTPVHFIHNLHFDGLSPDCTYLGPLGKRLSGPMGTYHSRTIVYSFKNGKSIDECVAFMRRGAGIRPQETWSASIAELQKREAGVSVHFVTELISQVKERNSFHVFNHPRANLLARYAEKIATVAFGVTPSFQNSELEDELAFAGSWPVFSYLSEALGLDYAQEHFIIPRYSSSPVTPYEFVELCFEHYATIGADKLVRA; from the coding sequence GTGAAGCTACTTGTCGTTGGAAATTGCCAAGTCACGCCGCTTGCTAACCTGCTGGCTCGGATGATCTCCGGGCTCGAAACGACAGCTAAAGAAGTTTGGAAATTAACCGCTCAAGAGTGTGCCGCGATTGACGTCAGTCAGTTCGATGTGGTGGTCGCTCAGCCGCTTCATTCAGAGCGATATGGCGCTGTGTCCTACAAGCACCTCAGCCAAATCACGTCGCGCACGCCGGTCCACTTTATCCATAACCTTCATTTCGATGGTTTGTCGCCAGATTGTACTTACCTTGGCCCACTTGGAAAACGCCTTTCGGGACCGATGGGGACCTATCACAGTCGAACGATTGTCTATTCGTTCAAGAATGGAAAATCCATTGATGAATGCGTCGCTTTCATGCGCCGTGGGGCTGGCATAAGACCACAGGAAACCTGGAGCGCATCAATAGCGGAATTGCAGAAACGGGAGGCGGGGGTGTCAGTGCATTTTGTGACTGAACTCATCTCCCAAGTGAAAGAACGCAATAGTTTCCATGTTTTCAACCACCCGCGAGCGAACCTGCTTGCGCGCTATGCGGAAAAAATAGCAACCGTTGCATTCGGAGTGACCCCGAGCTTTCAAAATTCGGAATTGGAAGACGAGCTTGCGTTTGCAGGGAGCTGGCCAGTCTTCTCATATTTATCTGAAGCATTGGGATTGGATTATGCGCAAGAGCACTTCATCATTCCCCGCTACAGTTCATCGCCGGTCACGCCGTATGAGTTTGTGGAACTATGTTTTGAGCATTATGCAACAATCGGCGCCGACAAACTTGTACGAGCATAA
- the gmd gene encoding GDP-mannose 4,6-dehydratase has translation MTKKALITGVTGQDGSYLAEFLLEKGYEVHGIKRRASSFNTQRIDHIYEDPHTDNANFKLHYGDLTDTSNLTRLLGDIQPDEVYNLGAQSHVAVSFEAPEYTADVDATGALRILEAIRFLGLEKKSRFYQASTSELFGLVQEIPQKETTPFYPRSPYAVAKMYAYWITVNYRESYNMYACNGILFNHESPRRGETFVTRKITRGMANIAQGLEQCLYMGNIDSLRDWGHAKDYVRMQWMMLQQDQPDDFVIATGVQYSVREFITWSARELGIELEFSGTGVDEIATVASVTGDNAPEVKVGDVIVRIDPRYFRPAEVDTLLGDPTKAKEKLGWVPEITAQEMCAEMVAEDLKTARRYRLLKEHGLDLPVSVENG, from the coding sequence ATGACCAAAAAAGCACTTATCACGGGCGTTACCGGGCAGGACGGCTCTTATCTGGCCGAGTTCCTTTTGGAGAAGGGGTACGAGGTTCACGGCATCAAGCGTCGTGCGTCCTCGTTCAACACGCAGCGGATCGACCATATTTATGAGGATCCGCACACCGACAATGCGAACTTCAAGCTGCATTACGGCGACCTGACCGACACTTCGAACCTGACGCGTCTGCTGGGTGATATCCAGCCGGACGAGGTTTATAACCTCGGTGCGCAGAGCCACGTTGCGGTCTCGTTTGAGGCGCCGGAATACACCGCCGATGTAGACGCCACCGGCGCGCTGCGTATCCTTGAGGCGATCCGTTTCCTCGGGCTGGAGAAGAAGTCGCGCTTCTATCAGGCGTCGACCTCGGAGCTCTTCGGCCTCGTGCAGGAAATCCCCCAGAAAGAGACCACCCCGTTCTATCCGCGCTCGCCCTACGCTGTCGCCAAGATGTACGCCTACTGGATCACGGTAAACTACCGCGAGAGCTACAACATGTATGCCTGCAACGGCATTCTGTTCAATCACGAGTCCCCCCGCCGCGGCGAGACCTTCGTCACCCGCAAGATCACCCGCGGCATGGCAAACATCGCTCAGGGCCTCGAGCAATGCCTCTACATGGGCAACATCGACAGCCTGCGCGACTGGGGCCACGCCAAGGACTACGTTCGGATGCAGTGGATGATGCTGCAACAGGACCAGCCCGACGACTTCGTCATCGCGACCGGCGTTCAGTATTCGGTCCGCGAGTTCATCACGTGGTCCGCGCGCGAGCTGGGCATCGAGCTGGAGTTCTCGGGCACCGGCGTCGACGAGATCGCGACCGTCGCTTCTGTCACCGGCGACAACGCTCCCGAGGTCAAGGTGGGCGACGTGATCGTCCGCATCGACCCGCGCTACTTCCGCCCCGCCGAGGTGGACACCCTGTTGGGCGATCCGACCAAGGCCAAGGAAAAGCTCGGCTGGGTGCCGGAAATCACCGCGCAGGAAATGTGTGCCGAAATGGTCGCCGAAGACCTCAAAACCGCCCGCCGCTACCGCCTCCTGAAAGAGCACGGCCTCGACCTGCCCGTCAGCGTCGAGAACGGGTGA